From Bacteroidales bacterium, a single genomic window includes:
- a CDS encoding cytochrome d ubiquinol oxidase subunit II, with protein MFEALSFLQLQEYWWLLVSILGASLVFLLFVQGGQSLIYSIGKEEPQISMLVNSMGKKWELTFTTLVTFGGAFFASFPLFYSTSFGGAYWLWMVVLITFILQAVSYEFRIKQSNIFGKKTFEWFLFLNGLIGTVSLGVVVATLFTGGNFTHNDMNFTSWSNKLHGLEAFANPINLLLGFSVFFLSRIIAILYFNHTIADDKIAERSKKQLKINSIAFVLLFVPFLIAIWLSNGYGYDPNTGIIYTEKYKYFFNNIEFPITGILLALGVILVLYGLFVSNLCAKTKKTKSLYAVGIGTFLTTLSLFFNVGYNNTVFYPSLQNLQDGLTIENASSSKFTLTVMSYISLLIPFVVAYIIFVWKTLNKKKINADEINDNSHKY; from the coding sequence ATGTTTGAAGCATTATCTTTTTTACAATTACAAGAATATTGGTGGCTTTTAGTGTCAATACTTGGAGCAAGTTTGGTTTTTTTACTATTTGTTCAAGGCGGACAAAGCCTCATCTACTCAATAGGAAAAGAAGAACCTCAAATTTCAATGTTAGTTAACTCCATGGGAAAGAAGTGGGAGCTTACGTTTACAACACTAGTAACATTTGGAGGAGCTTTTTTCGCCTCATTTCCTCTTTTCTACAGCACTAGCTTCGGCGGTGCATATTGGCTTTGGATGGTTGTTTTGATTACTTTTATATTGCAAGCTGTTAGCTATGAATTTAGAATTAAGCAAAGTAATATTTTTGGAAAGAAAACTTTTGAATGGTTTTTATTCTTAAACGGGCTAATAGGAACAGTTTCACTAGGAGTAGTGGTTGCTACTTTGTTTACAGGAGGAAATTTCACGCACAACGACATGAATTTCACCTCTTGGAGCAACAAATTACACGGATTAGAAGCTTTTGCAAATCCAATAAACTTACTATTAGGTTTTTCTGTGTTTTTCCTGTCCAGAATTATTGCTATACTGTATTTTAATCACACAATTGCTGATGACAAAATAGCTGAACGCAGCAAAAAACAGCTGAAAATAAATTCCATTGCTTTTGTGCTATTATTCGTTCCTTTTTTAATTGCAATTTGGCTTAGCAATGGATATGGCTACGACCCAAACACCGGAATTATTTACACAGAAAAATACAAATATTTCTTCAATAATATTGAATTTCCAATTACAGGGATACTACTTGCTTTAGGAGTGATTTTGGTGCTATACGGTCTTTTTGTTTCAAACCTTTGCGCAAAAACCAAAAAAACTAAATCTCTATATGCTGTTGGCATAGGAACTTTCCTTACGACACTTTCTCTATTTTTTAATGTTGGCTATAACAACACTGTCTTTTACCCTTCATTACAAAATTTGCAGGACGGCTTAACCATTGAAAACGCTTCTTCAAGCAAATTTACACTAACAGTGATGAGCTACATCTCGCTATTAATACCATTTGTAGTAGCATACATTATTTTCGTATGGAAAACACTAAACAAAAAGAAAATTAACGCTGACGAAATCAATGATAATTCTCATAAATATTAA
- a CDS encoding cytochrome ubiquinol oxidase subunit I, protein MEHFSALVDWSRAQFALTAMYHWIFVPLTLGMTFIIAFAETIYVRTGKEEWKRITKFWGKLFGINFAIGVATGIILEFEFGTNWSNYSWFVGDIFGAPLAVEGIMAFFMESTFIALMFFGWDKVSKKLHLASTWLVAIGASLSALWILVANGWMQFPTGTVFNPETARNEMTNFWDILLSPLAINKFLHSISSGFVISALFVIAVSSWFILKKRELIFAKKSILLAAVFGLFASTFLALTGDGSAYQVAQKQPMKLAAMEGLYEGKKGAGLVAIGVLNPKKEVGDSNDDFLFKIEIPKLLSFLGYRDFNAFVPGINDLTYGNEEEGLIATQEKMGRGKIAIQALKDYKQARKDSSVKLEKLATLFNRNTAEGKEFYNNYFRYFGYGYLDNPKQNIPNVPLVFYSFRIMVALGFFFILFFAVILFFTIKNTISKRRFWLILALFTFPLGFISSQAGWIVAEVGRQPWVIQDLMPVNVAVSQISASAVQVTFVLFAIIFTSLLIAEISIMTRAIKNGPKK, encoded by the coding sequence ATGGAACATTTTTCCGCATTAGTTGATTGGTCTAGAGCCCAGTTTGCACTTACAGCAATGTATCACTGGATATTTGTGCCGCTAACATTGGGAATGACCTTTATAATTGCCTTTGCTGAAACCATTTATGTTCGCACTGGCAAAGAAGAATGGAAGCGCATTACAAAATTTTGGGGAAAGCTTTTTGGGATTAACTTTGCCATAGGCGTTGCCACAGGAATTATTCTAGAATTTGAATTCGGCACAAATTGGAGCAATTACAGCTGGTTTGTCGGAGATATTTTTGGAGCGCCCTTGGCTGTTGAAGGTATAATGGCGTTTTTCATGGAAAGCACTTTTATTGCCTTAATGTTTTTTGGCTGGGACAAAGTAAGCAAAAAACTCCACTTAGCTTCTACTTGGCTTGTAGCAATAGGAGCCAGCCTGTCAGCTCTATGGATTTTAGTGGCAAACGGCTGGATGCAATTCCCTACAGGCACGGTTTTCAATCCTGAAACAGCCCGAAACGAAATGACAAACTTTTGGGATATTCTGCTAAGTCCGCTTGCAATTAATAAATTTTTGCATTCTATTTCAAGTGGATTTGTAATATCCGCGCTATTTGTCATTGCCGTTAGCTCTTGGTTTATTCTAAAAAAACGCGAGTTGATTTTTGCTAAAAAAAGCATTTTGCTTGCTGCCGTGTTCGGCTTGTTTGCTTCTACATTTTTAGCTTTAACTGGAGACGGCTCTGCATATCAAGTTGCACAAAAGCAGCCTATGAAATTAGCAGCAATGGAGGGCTTATACGAAGGTAAAAAAGGTGCCGGACTTGTTGCAATCGGAGTTTTAAATCCCAAAAAAGAAGTCGGCGACAGCAACGATGATTTTTTATTTAAAATTGAAATTCCAAAATTGCTTTCTTTCCTAGGCTACAGAGATTTTAATGCTTTTGTTCCCGGAATAAACGACCTAACCTACGGCAACGAAGAAGAAGGTCTGATTGCTACACAAGAAAAAATGGGCAGAGGAAAAATTGCTATTCAAGCTCTGAAAGATTACAAGCAAGCCCGAAAGGACAGCAGCGTAAAACTAGAAAAATTAGCTACTCTGTTCAATAGAAACACAGCCGAAGGCAAAGAGTTTTACAACAATTATTTCCGCTATTTCGGCTACGGATATTTAGACAATCCTAAACAAAACATACCTAATGTACCTCTCGTTTTTTATAGCTTTAGGATAATGGTTGCGCTTGGATTCTTTTTCATTTTATTCTTTGCTGTGATTTTGTTCTTTACTATAAAAAACACCATAAGCAAAAGAAGATTTTGGCTGATATTAGCTTTATTCACCTTCCCTCTTGGCTTCATATCCTCACAAGCAGGCTGGATTGTTGCTGAAGTTGGTCGTCAGCCTTGGGTAATTCAAGACCTAATGCCTGTAAACGTTGCTGTATCTCAAATTAGTGCATCAGCAGTGCAAGTTACATTTGTTTTATTTGCAATAATTTTCACTTCTTTGCTTATTGCAGAAATTTCTATTATGACAAGAGCTATTAAAAACGGTCCCAAAAAATAA
- a CDS encoding DUF4492 domain-containing protein: MKIFKPISKAFNFYLNGFKNMPTWGKHLWIIILVKIFVFFVVMKILFFPNFLKSKYDNDESRSNHVLEELTKTK, translated from the coding sequence ATGAAAATATTCAAGCCCATATCAAAAGCATTTAATTTCTATTTGAATGGTTTTAAAAACATGCCAACATGGGGAAAGCATTTGTGGATAATCATATTGGTAAAAATATTTGTTTTTTTTGTGGTGATGAAAATTTTATTTTTTCCAAACTTTTTAAAATCAAAATATGATAACGATGAATCTCGCAGCAATCATGTTTTAGAAGAATTAACAAAAACTAAATAA